The genomic window GAGGACGATGAGAGGACCCAGCTCTCCTCTCATTTAACGGTCAAGCGTGCTAAGCTAACAGTAACTATGCTACATGTTGATGCGATGACCGTGTGAGTTTAAATCAGTGGACCACTGACAACATGTCAGCTGTTTTCATTCACCAAATCAAGTTTACATAATCATCTCCACCTTCTGTTTACAGTTGACTGATGTGTATATATTAATGATCCTGAACTAAAGCTACTTAGAATGACCGTTACATTTATTGACTCATGCAACactcgttttttttaaattaatattgttttgaggtttttcagattttaacaCTATACAGAGGTCAAAGAGGAATAGTTTCCATCACCCTGAACACATGAGAAtaacaaacaacacattcaatgaactggaattaaaaaaaaaactttggtaTAATAATGaagtttaataaatacattatacaaaaagatgaacaatggcaaagaaataaaaagccaAAGAAAGAGCTTGAGTTGGGCTTGTTACACTGTGCGCTATCACCACCCTCATATTTCATTCCCCATGATCTGACTTTGCTCGATTTCAGTAAACCAGTCCAGTCCGTGCTCCCTGGTGTTTAACCCCTTCTCATCTAAATCTGTTTATTCTGTGCTTTTTCTTTAGGGATTGTCACATGGATCCTCCTCGGCAATCTAAGAATGCTCACATGAATCGAGAGCCGAAGCGCAAACAGGATCAGACAAGCACCCCTCCTCAGAAAGATGCTTATGCCAGACTTCTGAGCCAGCACCGCAGCAGCAAGTTCAATTCGTATCTGGAACAATATTCAAAGGACTTGTCATTTCAAAGGGAAGGACATTTGCCAAGCACCCTGGTCAAAGCCCAGAGTGACAGGCTGAACATACCACAGCACAAAAGGGACCAAATGTTTAATGATTTCTCGGATTCAAGTGACTTCTCCCCCTCATCTTTGAAAAGTAAAGAAGAGGAAAGTTCACTGTCTTTGCACATGGAGAGGCTGAGTGGTCATACTGCGCCGCAGGACTGTGAAAGGAAGCAAGATGTCACTGACAGGCAGCGACGTGGGCCGAGGAGAGACACCACCACCAGCCAAGACGGAGACATTGAATCTGGAGAGGAGTTCAGCTCCTTCACACATAATGAGTCCAAGaagcagcaaaagaaaaataaggacTTTGTTGCCTTTAAAGAGCCCAATTTCGATGGACGTCCTCAGTCCCCAAAGAAAGCTGGCACAAGTGGACAGGAGcaagagaagatgaagaagcCGAAGAAAAAGAATCTGCCCCAGCAcccagaagaagagaagagccCAGAAGTGTCTGGAGCTTATACTTACATGTCAAGGCCCAAGTCTCCTCATGGTAAAGACAAGAAATCGCAGCAATCCCAAGGTAAATTGGTGTTTGACACATTACTCCTCAGCAGGTGTAGAGAAATTTCATTGTGATGGGTTTTATCAATTTTCTTTTTAGCTTCAACTACCTATACTCCGGCAGACAAAAGCAAGAACAAAGGAGGCAAAGGATCCAAGAAGCAAGTGTTTGACTCTTACATGACAGCAGAGGAAGTTTCCCACGGcctgaagagaggagagctTATTCAAGTACAGAGTGACTCTTTCTACACCATAGTCAATTTACACAAGTACACCTGGGGTTAAATAATACAGACATGCAAATTTAataatgtatttgatttttattgATGATTTCATGTGCAAATTGATTgtattaagattattttgtatttttgtcccGTTAAACTCCCTTTTCCTCCTAGAGTGTGTATACTGTGTATGGTGGAATACATTGGGCTCCATGTTAGCTGtactgtaattttttttaaggaaaaatattaattGATCAATATGTAACATTCAAGCACAAAACTTGTAAAGTCTTGAAACTTGACTGGACTGATGCAGACCCACCCTGAGTCCTTTGTCATTTCACTTGATGTCAATGTCAAGTAAATAAGCACGAAACTAGTTGACATACAACAGACGTGGAGCCTCCAGAGCCTGTGGCAGACGTCTGTTTTACCATCTCTGATAATTCAGCTTCAAGGACACTTTCTTCACGTTAATAGTCAACTTCTGCctattttctctgcagggaCAACTAAGAATCAACCCTAAGAAGTACCAGGAAGCTTTCATCCCATCTCCTGTAAGTTTGATTAAGCTGAATTATTTTACTCAAAGTATTTTGCACTGCTTATGAATTTAACAAAGAATTTTCCATGCCTCAGTAACCTGTTTAGTTTTGTATAACCTGTGGTTGCTATCCCCTAGTAAATGAGAAAGTGGGACTTTGCATGTGGTTTCATTGTATTAACCACTACCCTGACATCAGTCTTTAGAAAAGTTACAATTTTACAATGAATGATCTCTCTCGTGTTTGCAGGATGACATGCGGGATATATTTCTGGATGGGATTGTAGCTCGCAACAGAGCGTTGAATGGAGACATTGTGGTGATACAAGTCCTACCTCGAGAGCAGTGGAAGGTAAAGTACCTCTCTTTTAATACAGTGTACTTATAGTTGGAAGTTTTGTATTTCAAACTTTGTGTCTGTCCAGGTTGTGAGGTCAGATACTGACTGTGATGGTGCCAGTGagtcagagacacagaaagaacaTGTGGTGAAAACACctcagaagaagaaagagcacACCTGCAGGCCTGATGCTACTGTGGGCGATCACTGTAGGGACCAGGATGAACTCTTCAGCAAGGTTCAGAATATCACCCTCACTGACACAGGTACTGTGAAGAAGTAGTCAATGTAGCAGCCGTTGCAAATCGTGAACAGTGTTTCAATGATTGTTTACTAATCTGAAGAGCTTGTCAGTCACAGAAGATCTTTAATTATTATAGTTCAATaatctgtattgtttttttcctcttcgcTGGACTTCTGAAAGATCCGTCCACCCCTCGGCCCAATGGGGAAATACTCCAAAAGACTGCTAAGGTGAGTTTCTACTTATCTGGCACGTGCCAAGCAAGAACAGTTCTTCACGCACTGCGGTCAAAGTTCAACATTGGTGAACTTTGACTGCTTCGTGCTATTATGAACACTTGCGCTTCCACTAGAAACTAAGCATCCAGCTTGGTACAGAATGCACAATGAGAAAACGAACCCAGCCTAAGCCTGACAGGCATCCTGATTTTTGCTCGATACCATTAATGTAAGGTGGACTGAGTTTGTGTTAAACTGTCCGTGACACGCATGGTTATTGCTTATTTTCCCTAATTACCGACGTgcagtgtaaaaaataaaaattttgtCTGTACCCAGCCTGGCTCATTTGTTATAGCCTCACTCTAATGTTCATACTTCACAATAAAATTTGGGAtgcttttactgtgaaaaaaCTCAGGATTTACAGTTTGCATTCTTGTATTACAAAGCTTCTGCTTGTTATTTCTCTTGTTCTTCAGTGGCACCTTTTCCTTATGTTTCTTGTGCACAGTGAACTTAGAtttagaaaagaaacacaagttaCTAAACAATATCCAACAGCATAGATGCTACTGTGATGGAAATGGAGTCCTCACTGTATTCCTTTCGCCcctttgtgtctgtctgccagGTGGTCTACATCGTTGAGAAGAAACACTCCAGAGCAGCGACAGGCTTCCTCAAGTTCCTACCAGACAAACCCTTTGTCATGTTTGCCCCCATGGACCACCGGGTGCCTCGCATTAATGTTCCCCTGGTTGACTGCCCTGCTGACTTTAGTTCCCGCTCGGGTGACTACATTAACACGCTGTTCATCTGTCGCATCACCAACTGGTCACCTGACAGCAACTTCGCAGAAGGGTGTGTATAGACGCACGGTGCAGTAAATGGTATAACTCCGACCGGGCAACCACTCTTGAGTGTCTCTAAATATTTTCTCCTTCAGAAAACTAGCTAAGACTCTGGGTCAAGCTGGAGAAATCGAACCAGAGACAGAGGGCATCCTGACGGAATATGATGTGGATTTTTCTGAGTTCTCCGATGAGGTGTTGGGCTGCCTGCCTAAGAACCTGCCCTGGACCATCCCACCtgaggagatgaggaagaggaaagacCTGAGGTACCACTGTGACAAGTTTATGTACTCTTTTCACTAACTTTAAATGCATTGGATAGACGGATGCATGATCGACTGTGCTAACTGTTAACATTATTTACTGTGCACATTATAATGAGACTACTGGTAATTTCAAGCTTTTTCATCCAATGAGAACAAACAAGTGTATCAAATCTTAATTTAGACCATGTATCCATACGACATGATTCTCAGAACACTGTTTTTTCCATTACGTACAGGAACGAGTGTATCTTCACAATCGACCCTGCCACTGCCAGAGATTTGGACGATGCTCTTTCCTGTAAACAACTCCCAGATGGTAAACTGCTGTCTGACactcatgatgatgatgtgttctGATTAAAGATGGTTGATGAAGGATTGTGTTATTTTAGGAGTTTTGTTTATGTTATGTTTACACTGGATCTTTTTAACACAGGAAACTTTGAAGTGGGAGTTCACATTGCTGACGTGAGCTATTTTGTGGAGGAGGACAATGCTCTGGATGCAATTGCCAGCCGAAGAGCAACTAGTGTGTACCTTGTTCAAAAGGTGAGGACATCTGCTGCAACACTTTAATTATAACAATTTCTCTGTTGCAGTGAAACTGTTATATCTTTGTTTATTCACTCattgtttcacatgttttatcAGGTGATCCCCATGTTACCTCGGCTGCTCTGTGAGGAGCTGTGCAGTCTCAACCCTCTCACCGACAGACTCACTTTCTCCGTTATTTGGAAGATCACACCCGAGGGGAAGGTATGATCATTCAAAATTGACTGAGCTGTTTATAATTGATATAGAGGTGTGAAGGGTGTGATTgctgattgatttatttcacCTCTTTGGTTCCACTTCACTTGCCCACTCTCCAGATCCTGAGTGAGTGGTTTGGCCGCTCAGTGATCCGCTCCTGTGTGAAATTGAGTTATGACCATGCTCAGAGCATGATCATGGCCCCAGAGAAAATGTTCTCCGCTGAGGAGCTGCCACCTGTGGACCCTGTGCACCCCATCGATGAGATCCACCAGGCTGTGCTCAACCTGCACACTATTGCCAAGAACCTCC from Paralichthys olivaceus isolate ysfri-2021 chromosome 16, ASM2471397v2, whole genome shotgun sequence includes these protein-coding regions:
- the dis3l2 gene encoding DIS3-like exonuclease 2: MDPPRQSKNAHMNREPKRKQDQTSTPPQKDAYARLLSQHRSSKFNSYLEQYSKDLSFQREGHLPSTLVKAQSDRLNIPQHKRDQMFNDFSDSSDFSPSSLKSKEEESSLSLHMERLSGHTAPQDCERKQDVTDRQRRGPRRDTTTSQDGDIESGEEFSSFTHNESKKQQKKNKDFVAFKEPNFDGRPQSPKKAGTSGQEQEKMKKPKKKNLPQHPEEEKSPEVSGAYTYMSRPKSPHGKDKKSQQSQASTTYTPADKSKNKGGKGSKKQVFDSYMTAEEVSHGLKRGELIQGQLRINPKKYQEAFIPSPDDMRDIFLDGIVARNRALNGDIVVIQVLPREQWKVVRSDTDCDGASESETQKEHVVKTPQKKKEHTCRPDATVGDHCRDQDELFSKVQNITLTDTDPSTPRPNGEILQKTAKVVYIVEKKHSRAATGFLKFLPDKPFVMFAPMDHRVPRINVPLVDCPADFSSRSGDYINTLFICRITNWSPDSNFAEGKLAKTLGQAGEIEPETEGILTEYDVDFSEFSDEVLGCLPKNLPWTIPPEEMRKRKDLRNECIFTIDPATARDLDDALSCKQLPDGNFEVGVHIADVSYFVEEDNALDAIASRRATSVYLVQKVIPMLPRLLCEELCSLNPLTDRLTFSVIWKITPEGKILSEWFGRSVIRSCVKLSYDHAQSMIMAPEKMFSAEELPPVDPVHPIDEIHQAVLNLHTIAKNLRAQRFSGGALRLDQMKLSFTLDKETMMPQGCYVYQYRDSNKLVEEFMLLANIATAHHIYRKFPELALLRRHPPPKAKMVDELQELCEQLGIDLDLSTAGTLNKSLNTSLGNDGYSSARKEVLTHMCSRPMQMALYFCTGVVKDEPLFKHYALNVPFYTHFTSPIRRYADIIVHRLLASSLKCGPHLGLSTEEVGKQASHCNDKKTVSKRVQELSSELFFGVFVKECGPLDSEAMVMGVLDQSFDVLVLRYGVQKRIYCKSVAGLASFHHHKVGKKSELTLVWTPDDLEKSPVEQIISLFTLVEVQLQTDSAPMKYSAVLKRPDDNAP